Part of the Lysobacter enzymogenes genome is shown below.
GCCCCACACCGCCTGGTTCTGGTCCCAGTCCACGCGCAGGTACAGCTTGCCCTGGGTGTCGACGTCGCGGTAGGTGTTGGAGTCGTCGCCGTAGACCGGGTAGTACAGGTTCGGGTCGAGGCGGCGGAAGATGTCCTGCGCGTCGGCGTCGAAGAAGCCGTTGAACAGGCGCTTGATTTCGTTTTCGCGGGTGTCGGCCTGGGCGGTGATCAGGTATTTGCCCTGCACCTTGCCCTTCAGATAGAACGCCAGGCGGCCTTCGCTGATGAAGCTGTCGTCGTAGCGCCCGCGGTCGCCCGCGGCCAGCGGCTCGATGTTGCCGCTGACGCTGTTCTTGGACAGGGTGACGTCGGCCAGCGCGACCAGGAAGCTGTACTTGCCGGTGACGTTGACGTCGAGGCTCTTGGTCAGCTCCGCCCCGCCCTGGTTCTTGATCTTGACCGCGTAGGTGTGCGGCCCGATCGGTTCCAGGAATTCGGCCGCGAACTTGCGTTCCAGGTCGATCGGGAAGGTCTGGTCGTTGATGGTGATCTGGCTGTCGCGCGGGATGTCGCGGCCGTAGATGCGCACGCGCGAGCCGTACACCGGGATGTTCTGCAGGCGGATCGCGTTGGTGCCGTAGATCGAGCTGGTGATCGCCAGGTCCTGGGCGTTGCGCTCGTCGATCGGCTGGCCGAGCGACTTTTGCACCTGGTCGCGCTGGATCTGCACGCCGCGCTCGTACTCCTCCGGCTTCAGCAGCTGGATGCGCTGCGGCTGGATTTCGTCGAACACGCCGCTCTTGCCGTAGGCGCGGGCGATGTAGATCAGCTCGTCGCCGGCGAGCAGGTTCAAGCCGGCCGGCAGGGTGCCGTCCCACTCCTGCTCGGCGACGTTCTCGACCGGCAGGTCGATCGTCGCCAGCGGCGTCACCAGGTCGGTGTCGCTGCCGCGGTAGACGGTGACCTGCAGCTTCTCGATGAACGAGGCGTAGTTGGTGTAGCCGTGGAAGCGCACCGGCTTGGTGATGCGGCCGTTCTCGAACGGCGCGGTCGAACCGGTCTGCACGTTGAGCACCGGCGGGCCGAGGGTCGGATCTTCGGTCGCCCAGATCACGCCGCCGTTGGGCAGGTCGATCTGGAACTTGCCGGCGATCTTGGCCGCGCCCGGCGCGACGTTCTCGCGCACTACGTCGACGCGGCGGTTGGCCTGCAATGCGGCTGGGTCGTCGCCTTGCGCGACCGGCTTGTCCTCGCCGCGGGTGCGGACGCGGAACAGCAGGCCTTCGTCGCTGCGGCATTCGTCGCCGACGCACTGGGTCGGAACCTCCGGCGCGCCTTCGCGCGCCGGGGCCGGCTTGTCGAGCGAGCTCAGGTCGACCGGCACGGAGCCGCTGCGGCCGCCGTCGGCTTGCCGCTGCGGCAAGGTCGCTTGGCCGCCCTTCTGCGCGTACGCGGGGGCGGCGGCGCCGGCGGCGATGACGCCGCTCGTCAGCAGGCCGCCGTACAAGAAGGACTTAAGAGTCATGTCCAGAAGCTTCATCTTGATCTTCATGGCCATGTCCTCAGCGGTTGCCCACGCCGACCGGCGCCTGGGTGTCGTCTGTGATATCCACTCGCACTTTCTGCCTCACCTCGGGCTTGAGTTCGGCCGAGATCGCTTCGAACACGGCCTTGGCGCGACGCAGTCCCAGCTGCACGTTGTAGGCGGCTGCGCCGCGCTTGTCGGCGCGGCCGACGATGCCGATCGCGCCGCTGCCCTGCTGGTTGAGCGTCTTGGCGATTTCGCCGATCAGCGCGCGGTACTGCGGCTTGATCGTCGACTGGTCGGTGTCGAACAGCACTTCGCCCAGGCGGATCGCCGGATCCAGGCTGACCAGCGTGGCGTCGGTCCCGGCGACCACGTCGACCTTGACCTTGCTCGCCAGCGCCGGGTCGCCCTCGATCTGCTTGAGCAGCGCGGCCTGCACGGCGCGGGCGCGGGCGAAGGCGAGCGCCTCCTCCTCGGCCTGCGCCGCGACGGTGACGCTGCCGCCGCCGGCATCGCGCAGGCGCGCTGCGATCTGCTCGAACATCGGCGCGTAGCTCGGCTTCACCGTGGCGCTGCCGGACTCGAACATCACCTCGCCCAGCTCCACGTCGGTCTCGGACTTCGTTCCGGACACTTCGCCCGGCGGCAGCTTGACGCCGAAGTCGAAGCGGGTCGGGATGCCCTGGGTGATGCGGCGCACGCGCGGGTTCTCGGTGGTGAACACCGAACCCGGCGGCAACGTGGCCGGATCGACCTTGAGGATGAAGTTGCGGCCGCGCGCGGCGTTGCCGCCGTCGATGCCTTCCAGGTGGTAACGGCCGTACGAGTCGGTTTCCATGATCAGGCCTTCGACCGACGCGATGCGCACGCCCGGAATGCCGCGCTCCTCGATGCCGTTGTTGCGGATCGTGTAGGAGACGACGTAACCGTTCGCGCCCTGGCTGACGTTGCGGACCACTTGCAGGTCCTGACCGGTCAGGCCCTTGGCCGCGTCGCCGCGGGTGCGTTCGACCGTGGTGCGGCCGTCGGCGCCCATGCGCACGGTGGTGCCTTCGTCGGTGGTCAGCACGAAGTCGTCGCTGAAGGCCAGTTCGCTCAGGGTCTGGCGCACCGTCACTTCGCGCGCCGGCGCCGCCGCCGAACCGCGGCCGTCGATGCGGCCCAGGGCGATGCCGTGCAGCATCGGCGCGCTGGCGTCGGGCTCGGCGACCGGGCCGTCGCCGCGGTCGACCGTGGTCGAGCCGGCGACGTAGGCGCTCGGGGCGAAGCCGCCCTGCACGCGCACGCCGGTGGCCTTGGCCGGATCCTGCCAGCCGTCGCCGTCGCGGTCGTCGAACACGCTGCCGACCAGCAGGCTGTCTTCCAGCAGCGGGTCGCCGGCCATGGTGACTTCGGCGGTGGCGTCGTTGGAGATCTTGGTGCCCTGCTCGTCGTAGCCGGCGACCTGGTTCTTGTGCGTGCCCTTGCCGACGCCGGCGCCGACGCGCAGGAAGTAGGTCACGGTGGCCTTGCCGCCGATCGCCACGTCGATGCCGCCGATGCGCAGCGGGTTGGCGCTCATGACCACGCCGCTCTTGTTGTCGTCGTCCACGGTCAGCGAGTTGTCGACGAAGGTGAAGCCGGCCGGCGGGATGTCGACCAGGGTGGCGTTGACCGCCGGCGAGTCGCCGACGTTCTCGACCAGCACGCTGTAGCGGACCAGGTCGCCGATCTTGACCTCGCGCACCGCCGAGGTCTTGACCAGTCGCAGCACCGGCGCGTTGGCGATCACCTTGATGCTGACCGTCGCGGTCGCGCACACCGGGGTCGGCGACGAGGTGTCGCAGACGCGGTAGGTGAAGCTGTCGGTGCCGGCGAAGAACTGCTTCGGCGTGTAGGTGCACGAACCCGCCGTGCAGGTCACGGTGCCGTTGGCCGGCTGGCCGACGATGGTCACCGAGGCCGGATCCAGCGGCGCGCTGGTGACCGTGTCGTTGCCGATCACGTTGATGGTCACCGGGGTCTGCTGGTTGGTCTGCGCGGTGTCGGGGTTGGCGGTGACCTTGTTCGGTTGCACGGTCACGCTGACCTTGGCGGTCGCGCAGTTGGTCGGGTTGAGCTTCTCGCAGATCGTGTAGGTGTAGACGTCGTCGCCGCTGAAGTTCGGACGCGGCGTGTAGGTGATGGTGCCGTCGCTGTTGACCACCGTGGTGCCGTTGTTGGCGTCGGTGCTGACGGTGATGGTCACCAGGTTCGGATCGATCGGCGCGCCGTTGAGCGTGTCGTTGGCGATCACGTTGGTGCTGACCGGAGTGTTCTGCGGAGTCACGCCGCTGCCGCCGGCCGGGTCGTCGGTGGCGGTGATCGCCGGCGCCGACACGGTGATGGTGACCGTCGCGGTGTCGCAGTTGCTCGGGTTCAGCACTTCGCACAGCTGGTAGGTGACGGTGTAGGTGCCGGCCGGGGTGTTCGGCGCGACGTCCACATTGCCGTCGGCCTTGACCGTCAGCGGGCCGTTGCTGTTCGGCTTGACGGTGACGTCGGCCGGATTGACCGCGCTGCCGCCCAAGGTGTCGTTGCCGAGCACGTTGACCACGTTGCTGCCGCCGGTGTTGCCGTTGACCGGCGTGGCGACGACGTCGTCGACTGCGTCGATCGGCGCGGCGTCGACCGTCACCGCGACGCTGGCGGTGGTGCAGTTGCTCGGGTCGGCGGTTTCGCAGATGCGGTACTCGACCGTGTAGCTGCCCTTCGGCGTGCCCGGCGCGACGTTGACCGCGCCGGTGGCCGGATCCAGGGTCACCTTCGGATCGGAGGTGGAGACCTGGGTCAGGGTCACGGTCGTGGTGGTCGCGGGCTGGCCGTTGAGGGTGTCGTTGCCGAGCACGTTCGGCACGGCCACGCCGCCGGCGGCGCCGTTGGCGATGGTGCCGGCGTCGTTGGTCGCCACGATCGGACGGCGCTGCACCGCGGTGGTGGTGGTCGCGGTCACCGGCGTGGTGATCTCGGCCGAGGTCACGCTGGCGTTGTTGACCACGCTGCCGCTGACGGCATCGGCCTGAACCACGGTGTAGGTGCCGGTCACGGTGCACACCGCGCTCGGGCCGGTCGGCGCCATGTCCGGGCAGGTCCAGCTCGCCGGCGTGGTCTTGCTGTCGGCGATGACCACGTTGTGCAAGGTGACGTTGCCGGTGTTGGTGGCGGTCAAGGTGTAGGTCAGCACGTCGCCGATGGTGATGTTGCCGCTGGAATCGTTGTCGGCGTAGCTGGTCTGGGCCTTGGCCAGGGTCATCTGCGGATTGCGGGTCGGCACCGGCGTCGAAGTGGCGGTGTTGTTGCCGCTGTTCGGGTCCGAGGTCGGCGAGGTCGCGGTCGCGGTGTTGGCGTAGCTGCCGGTTTCGAGCACGCGCGCCACCACGGTCAGGGTCGCGTTGGCGCCCGCGGCGAGGTTGCCCACAGTCCAGGCGGTGCCGTTGTAGGTGCCCACGCTCGGCGTCGACGACACCAGCGCGTAGCCGTTGGGCAGCGGATCGTTGACCACCACCGCGTCGGCCGCGGACGGGCCGGCGTTGCTGACTTCGATGGTGAAGGTCACGTTGCTGCCCACCGGCGGTGCGGCGTTGTCGACGGTCTTGGTCACGGCCAGATCGGCCGAAGCCACCGGCGACGGGGTGCTGGTGGAACTGTTGTTGCCCGGCGTCGGATCGCCCGTGGTCGAGGTCGCCGTCGCGGTGTTGGCGTAGTTGCCGGTCGCCAGCACGGTCGCAGTAACGGTCAGCGTGGCGCTGGCGCCGTTGGCCAAGGTGCCGACGGTCCAGGCGGTGCCGTTGTAGGTACCGGTGCTGGGGTTGGCCGAGACGAAGGTGTAGCCGCTCGGCAACGCGTCGTTGACCACCACGGCGGCGGCGTCGGACGGGCCGTTGTTGCTGACCACGATGGTGAAGGTGACGTTGGTGCCGACCACCGGGTTCGGGGTGGACGCGGTCTTGACCACGGCCAGGTCGGCCGAGGCCACCGGCGTCGGCGTGCTGGTCGAGGTGTTGTTGCCCGGGGTCGGATCGCCGGTGCTCGACGTCGCCGTCGCGGTGTTGGCGTAGTTGCCGGTCGCCAGCACCGTCGCGGTGACGGTCAAGGTAGCGCTGGCGCCGTTGGCGAGCGTGCCGACGGCCCAGGCACCGGTGCCGTTGTTGTAGGTACCGGTGCTGGCGTTGGCCGAGACGAAGGTGTAGCCCGTCGGCAACGGGTCGTTGACGACCACCGCGGCGGCGTCGGACGGACCGTTGTTGTTCACCACGATGGTGAAGGTGATGTCGGTGCCCACCGTCGGCGTCGCGGTCGAGGCGGTCTTGACCACGGCCAGGTCGGCCGAAGCCACCGGGGTCGGCGTGCTGGTCGAGGTGTTGTTGCCCGGGGTCGGATCGCCGGTGCTCGACGTCGCCGTCGCGGTGTTGGCGTAGTTGCCCGTCGCCAGCACGGTCGCAGTAACGGTCAGCGTGGCGCTGGCGCCGTTGGCCAAGGTGCCGACGGTCCAGGCGGTGCCGTTGTAGGTACCGGTGCTGGGGTTGGCCGAGACGAAGGTGTAGCCGCTCGGCAACGCGTCGTTGACCACCACGGCCGCGGCGTCGGACGGACCGTTGTTGCTGACCACGATGGTGAAGGTGACATTGGTGCCGACCACCGGGTTCGGGGTGGACGCGGTCTTGACCACGGCCAGGTCGGCCGAGGCCACCGGCGTCGGCGTGTTGGTCGCGGTGTTGTTGCTGGTGTTCGGGTCGCTGGTGGCCGAGGTCGCCGTCGCGGTGTTGGCGTAGTTGCCCGTCGCCAGCACGGTCGCGGTGACGGTCAGGGTTTCGCTGGCGCCGTTGGCCAGCGCGCCGACGGTCCAGGCGCCGGTGCCGTTGTTGTAGGCGCCCACGCTCGGCGTCGCCGAGACGAAGGTGTAGCCGCTCGGCAGCAGATCGTTGACGACCACGGCCGCGGCCGCGGACGGGCCGTTGTTGGCGACGGTAACGGTGAAGGTGACGTTGGTGCCGACCACCGGGTTCGGGGTGGATGCGGTCTTGGTCACGGCCAGGTCGGCCGAGGCCACCGGCGTCGGCGTATTGGTCGACGTGTTGTTGCCCGGGGTCGGATCGCCCGTGGTCGAGGTCGCCGTGGCGGTGTTGGCGTAGTTGCCCGTCGCCAGCACGGTCGCGGTGATGGTCAGAGTCTCGCTTGCGCCGTTGGCCAGCGCGCCGACGGTCCAGGCGCCGGTGCCGTTGTTGTAGGCGCCGGTGCTGGTCGTGGCCGAGACGAAGGCGTAGCCCGTCGGCAACGGATCGTTGACGACCACCGCAGCGGCGTCGGACGGGCCGTTGTTGTTGACCACGATGGTGAAGGTGATGTTGGTGCCGACCGTCGGCGTCGCGGTCGAGGCGGTCTTGACCACGGCCAGGTCGGCCGAGGCCACCGGCACCGGCGTGTTGGTCGCGGTGTTGTTGCCCGGAGTCGGATCGCTGGTGGCCGAGGTCGCCGTGGCGGTGTTGGCGTAGTTGCCCGTCGCCAGTACGGTCGCGGTGACGGCCAGGGTTTCGCTGGCGCCGTTGGCCAGCGCGCCGACGGTCCAGGCGCCGGTGCCGCTGTTGTAGGCGCCCACGCTCGGCGTCGCCGAGACGAAGGTGTAGCCGCTCGGCAGCAGATCGTTGACGACCACGGCCGCGGCCGCGGACGGACCGTTGTTGGCGACGGTGACGGTGAAGGTGACGTTGGTGCCGACCGTCGGCGTCGCGCTCGACGCGGTCTTGGTCACGGCCAGATCGGCCGAGGCCACCGGCGTCGGCGTATTGGTCGACGTGTTGTTGCCCGGGGTCGGATCGCCCGTGGTCGAGGTCGCCGTCGCGGTGTTGGCGTAATTGCCCGTCGCCAGCACGGTCGCCGTGATGTCGAGCGTGGCGTTGGCGCCGTTGGCCAGCGTGCCGACGGTCCACGCGCCGGTGCCGCTGTTGTAGGCGCCGATGCCCGGGTTGGCCGAAACGAAGGCGTAGCCGCTCGGCAACGGGTCGTTGACCACCACCGCAGCGGCGTCGGACGGGCCGTTGTTGCTGACCGCGATGGTGAAGGTGACGTTGGTGCCGACCACCGGGTTCGGATTGGACGCGGTCTTGACCACGGCCAGGTCGGCCGAAGCCACCGGCGTCGGCGTATTGGTCGAGCTGTTGTTGGAGCTGTCCGGGTCGCCCGTGGCGGAGGTCGCCGTGGCGGTGTTGGCGTAGCTGCCGGTCGCGCGCACGGTGGCGACGATGTCGAGCGTGGCGTTGGCGCCGTTGGCCAGCGCGCCGACGGTCCAGGCGCCGGTGCCGTTGTCGTAGGTGCCGACGCTGGCAGTCGCCGAGACGAAGGTGTAGCCGCTCGGCAACGGATCGTTGACCACCACCGCGGCGGCGTCGGACGGGCCGTTGTTGCGCAGCGCGATGGTGAAGGTGACGTTGGTGCCGACGGTCGGCGTCGCGCTCGACGCGGTCTTGACCACGGCCAGATCGGCCGAGGCGGTCGGCGACGGCGTGCTGGTCGCGGTGTTGTTGCCCGGGGTCGGGTCGCTGGTGGTCGAGGTCGCCGTGGCGGTGTTGGCATAGCTGCCCGTCGCCCGCACGGTGGCGACGATGGTCAGGGTCGCGTTGGCACCGTTGGTCATGTCGCCGACCGCCCACACGCCGGTGCCGGCGTTGTACGTGCCGGTGCTCGGGTTGGCCGAAACGAAGGTGTAGCCGCTCGGCAGCTGATCGTTGACGTTGACGCCGACCGCAGTCGACGGACCGTTGTTGGCGACGGTGACGGTGAAGGTGACGTTGGTACCCACCGTCGGCGTCGCGCTCGATGCGGTCTTGGTCACGGCCAGATCGGCCGAGGCCACCGGCGTCGGCGTGCTGGTCGACGTGTTGTTGCCCGGGGTCGGATCGCTCGTGGTCGAGGTCGCCGTCGCGGTGTTCGCGTACGGGCCGGTCGGCAGCACGGTCGCGACGATCTGCAGCGTCTCGCTCGCGCCGTTGGCCAGCGCGCCCACCGCCCACACGCCGGTGCCGTTGTTGTACGTACCCACGCTCGGCGTCGCCGAAACGAAGGTGTAGCCCGCCGGCAGTTGGTCGTTGACGTTCACGCCGGCCGCGGCGGACGGGCCGTTGTTGGTCAGCGTGATGGTGAAGGTGACGTTGGTGCCGACGGTCGGCGTCGCGCTCGACGCGGTCTTGACCACCGCCAGATCGGCCGAAGCCACCGGCACCGGCGTGTTGGTCGCGGTGTTGTTGCCCGGGGTCGGGTCGCTGGTGGTCGAAGTCGCCGTCGCAGTGTTCGCGTAGTTGCCCGTCGCCAGCACGGTCGCAGTGACCGTCAGGGTCGCGCTGGCGCCGTTGGCCAGCGCACCGACCGCCCACACGCCGGTGCCGGCGTTGTAGGTACCGGTGCTCGGGTTCGCCGAAACGAAGGTGTAGCCGCTCGGCAGCTGATCGTTGACGTTGACGCCGGCCGCCGCAGACGGGCCGTTGTTGGCGACGGTGACGGTGAAGGTGACGTTGGTGCCGACCGTCGGCGTCGCGCTCGATGCGGTCTTGGTCACGGCCAGATCGGCCGAGGCCACCGGCGTCGGCGTGCTGGTCGACGTGTTGTTGCCCGGGGTCGGGTCGCTCGTGGTCGAGGTCGCCGTCGCGGTGTTCGCGTACGGGCCGGTCGGCAGCACGGTCGCGACGATCTGCAGCGTCTCGCTCGCACCGTTGGCCAGCGCGCCCACCGCCCACACGCCGGTGCCGTTGTTGTACGTGCCCACGCTCGGCGTCGCCGAGACGAAGGTGTAGCCGGCCGGCAGCTGATCGTTGACGTTCACACCGGCCGCAGCGGACGGGCCGTTGTTGGTCAGCGTGATGGTGAAGGTGACGTTGGTGCCGACCGTCGGCGTCGCGCTCGACGCGGTCTTGACCACGGCCAGATCGGCCGAGGCCACCGGCACCGGCGTGTTGGTCGCGGTGTTGTTGCCCGGGGTCGGG
Proteins encoded:
- a CDS encoding CARDB domain-containing protein; amino-acid sequence: MWFAAALALAQLPAFAQTFPAQLDNTATIAPPSGVTNVDTACTSNGGVFNGGTGTCSSTDRNTLAAVSDLAVTKTVSNATPTVGTNVTFTVTVTNNGPSAAISTVVSDALPAGYTFVSATPSVGTYNNGTGAWAVGTLATGANATLQIVATVRPTGPYANTATATSSSTDSNPANNSATSTPVPVASADLAVTKTVSNATPTVGTNVTFTVTVANNGPSAAAGVNVNDQLPAGYTFVSATPSVGTYNNGTGVWAVGALASGANATLQIVATVRPTGPYANTATATSTTSDPTPGNNTATSTPVPVASADLAVVKTASSATPAIGTNVTFTITLTNNGPSAAAGVNVNDQLPAGYTFVSATPSVGTYNNGTGVWAVGALANGASETLQIVATVLPTGPYANTATATSTTSDPTPGNNTSTSTPVPVASADLAVTKTASSATPTVGTNVTFTVTVANNGPSAAAAVVVNDPLPAGYTFVSATPSVGTYNAGTGAWAVGALANGANATLQIVATVRPTGPYANTATATSPTSDPTPGNNTATNTPVPVASADLAVVKTASSATPTVGTNVTFTITLTNNGPSAAAGVNVNDQLPAGYTFVSATPSVGTYNNGTGVWAVGALANGASETLQIVATVLPTGPYANTATATSTTSDPTPGNNTSTSTPTPVASADLAVTKTASSATPTVGTNVTFTITVANNGPSAAAGVNVNDQLPSGYTFVSANPSTGTYNAGTGVWAVGALANGASATLTVTATVLATGNYANTATATSTTSDPTPGNNTATNTPVPVASADLAVVKTASSATPAIGTNVTFTITLTNNGPSAAAGVNVNDQLPAGYTFVSATPSVGTYNNGTGVWAVGALANGASETLQIVATVLPTGPYANTATATSTTSDPTPGNNTSTSTPVPVASADLAVTKTASSATPTVGTNVTFTVTVANNGPSAAAAVVVNDPLPAGYTFVSATPSVGTYNAGTGAWAVGALANGANATLQIVATVRPTGPYANTATATSPTSDPTPGNNTATNTPVPVASADLAVVKTASSATPTVGTNVTFTITLTNNGPSAAAGVNVNDQLPAGYTFVSATPSVGTYNNGTGVWAVGALANGASETLQIVATVLPTGPYANTATATSTTSDPTPGNNTSTSTPTPVASADLAVTKTASSATPTVGTNVTFTVTVANNGPSAAAGVNVNDQLPSGYTFVSANPSTGTYNAGTGVWAVGALANGASATLTVTATVLATGNYANTATATSTTSDPTPGNNTATNTPVPVASADLAVVKTASSATPTVGTNVTFTITLTNNGPSAAAGVNVNDQLPAGYTFVSATPSVGTYNNGTGVWAVGALANGASETLQIVATVLPTGPYANTATATSTTSDPTPGNNTSTSTPTPVASADLAVTKTASSATPTVGTNVTFTVTVANNGPSTAVGVNVNDQLPSGYTFVSANPSTGTYNAGTGVWAVGDMTNGANATLTIVATVRATGSYANTATATSTTSDPTPGNNTATSTPSPTASADLAVVKTASSATPTVGTNVTFTIALRNNGPSDAAAVVVNDPLPSGYTFVSATASVGTYDNGTGAWTVGALANGANATLDIVATVRATGSYANTATATSATGDPDSSNNSSTNTPTPVASADLAVVKTASNPNPVVGTNVTFTIAVSNNGPSDAAAVVVNDPLPSGYAFVSANPGIGAYNSGTGAWTVGTLANGANATLDITATVLATGNYANTATATSTTGDPTPGNNTSTNTPTPVASADLAVTKTASSATPTVGTNVTFTVTVANNGPSAAAAVVVNDLLPSGYTFVSATPSVGAYNSGTGAWTVGALANGASETLAVTATVLATGNYANTATATSATSDPTPGNNTATNTPVPVASADLAVVKTASTATPTVGTNITFTIVVNNNGPSDAAAVVVNDPLPTGYAFVSATTSTGAYNNGTGAWTVGALANGASETLTITATVLATGNYANTATATSTTGDPTPGNNTSTNTPTPVASADLAVTKTASTPNPVVGTNVTFTVTVANNGPSAAAAVVVNDLLPSGYTFVSATPSVGAYNNGTGAWTVGALANGASETLTVTATVLATGNYANTATATSATSDPNTSNNTATNTPTPVASADLAVVKTASTPNPVVGTNVTFTIVVSNNGPSDAAAVVVNDALPSGYTFVSANPSTGTYNGTAWTVGTLANGASATLTVTATVLATGNYANTATATSSTGDPTPGNNTSTSTPTPVASADLAVVKTASTATPTVGTDITFTIVVNNNGPSDAAAVVVNDPLPTGYTFVSANASTGTYNNGTGAWAVGTLANGASATLTVTATVLATGNYANTATATSSTGDPTPGNNTSTSTPTPVASADLAVVKTASTPNPVVGTNVTFTIVVSNNGPSDAAAVVVNDALPSGYTFVSANPSTGTYNGTAWTVGTLANGASATLTVTATVLATGNYANTATATSTTGDPTPGNNSSTSTPSPVASADLAVTKTVDNAAPPVGSNVTFTIEVSNAGPSAADAVVVNDPLPNGYALVSSTPSVGTYNGTAWTVGNLAAGANATLTVVARVLETGSYANTATATSPTSDPNSGNNTATSTPVPTRNPQMTLAKAQTSYADNDSSGNITIGDVLTYTLTATNTGNVTLHNVVIADSKTTPASWTCPDMAPTGPSAVCTVTGTYTVVQADAVSGSVVNNASVTSAEITTPVTATTTTAVQRRPIVATNDAGTIANGAAGGVAVPNVLGNDTLNGQPATTTTVTLTQVSTSDPKVTLDPATGAVNVAPGTPKGSYTVEYRICETADPSNCTTASVAVTVDAAPIDAVDDVVATPVNGNTGGSNVVNVLGNDTLGGSAVNPADVTVKPNSNGPLTVKADGNVDVAPNTPAGTYTVTYQLCEVLNPSNCDTATVTITVSAPAITATDDPAGGSGVTPQNTPVSTNVIANDTLNGAPIDPNLVTITVSTDANNGTTVVNSDGTITYTPRPNFSGDDVYTYTICEKLNPTNCATAKVSVTVQPNKVTANPDTAQTNQQTPVTINVIGNDTVTSAPLDPASVTIVGQPANGTVTCTAGSCTYTPKQFFAGTDSFTYRVCDTSSPTPVCATATVSIKVIANAPVLRLVKTSAVREVKIGDLVRYSVLVENVGDSPAVNATLVDIPPAGFTFVDNSLTVDDDNKSGVVMSANPLRIGGIDVAIGGKATVTYFLRVGAGVGKGTHKNQVAGYDEQGTKISNDATAEVTMAGDPLLEDSLLVGSVFDDRDGDGWQDPAKATGVRVQGGFAPSAYVAGSTTVDRGDGPVAEPDASAPMLHGIALGRIDGRGSAAAPAREVTVRQTLSELAFSDDFVLTTDEGTTVRMGADGRTTVERTRGDAAKGLTGQDLQVVRNVSQGANGYVVSYTIRNNGIEERGIPGVRIASVEGLIMETDSYGRYHLEGIDGGNAARGRNFILKVDPATLPPGSVFTTENPRVRRITQGIPTRFDFGVKLPPGEVSGTKSETDVELGEVMFESGSATVKPSYAPMFEQIAARLRDAGGGSVTVAAQAEEEALAFARARAVQAALLKQIEGDPALASKVKVDVVAGTDATLVSLDPAIRLGEVLFDTDQSTIKPQYRALIGEIAKTLNQQGSGAIGIVGRADKRGAAAYNVQLGLRRAKAVFEAISAELKPEVRQKVRVDITDDTQAPVGVGNR